Proteins found in one Schistocerca serialis cubense isolate TAMUIC-IGC-003099 chromosome 5, iqSchSeri2.2, whole genome shotgun sequence genomic segment:
- the LOC126481886 gene encoding proline-rich proteoglycan 2-like: protein MSPPDDGTVFRRSDMSPPDDGTVFRRSDMSPPDDGTVFRRSDMSPPDDGTVFRRSDMSPPDDGTVFRRSDMSPPDDGTVFRRSDMSPPDDGTVFRRSDMSPPDNGTVYRRSDMSPPDNGTVYRRSDMSPPDDGTAFRRSDMSPPDDGTVFRRSDMSPPDEGTLFRRSDMSPPDEGTVFRRSDMSPPDDGTVFRRSDMSPPDDGTIFRRSDMSPPDDGTVFRRSDMSPPDDGTVFRRSDMSPPDDGTVFRRSDMSPPDDGTVFRRSDMLPPDDGTIFRTPDDGTVFRRSDMSPPDDGTVFRRSDMSPPDDGTVFRRSDMSPPDDGTVFRRSDMSPPDDGTIFYRSDMSPPDDGTIFRRSDIS, encoded by the coding sequence atgtcgccacctgacgatggcacagtatttcggcgatcagacatgtcgccacctgacgatggcacagtatttcggcgatcagacatgtcaccacctgacgatggcacagtatttcggcgatcagacatgtcgccacctgacgatggcacagtatttcggcgatcagacatgtcgccacctgacgatggcacagtatttcggcgatcagacatgtcaccacctgacgatggcacagtatttcggcgatcagacatgtcgccacctgacgatggcacagtatttcggcgatcagacatgtcgccacctGACAATGGCACAGTatatcggcgatcagacatgtcgccacctGACAATGGCACAGTatatcggcgatcagacatgtcgccacctGACGATGGCACagcatttcggcgatcagacatgtcgccacctgacgatggcacagtatttcggcgatcagacatgtcaccacctGACGAAGGCACactatttcggcgatcagacatgtcaccacccGACGaaggcacagtatttcggcgatcagacatgtcgccacctgacgatggcacagtatttcggcgatcagacatgtcaccacctgacgatggcacaatatttcggcgatcagacatgtcgccacctgatgatggcacagtatttcggcgatcagacatgtcaccacctgacgatggcacagtatttcggcgatcagacatgtcaccacctgacgatggcacagtatttcggcgatcagacatgtcgccacctgacgatggcacagtatttcggcgatcagacatgttgccaCCTGACGATGGCACAATATTTCGCACACCTGAcgatggcacagtatttcggcgatcagacatgtcgccacctgacgatggcacagtatttcggcgatcagacatgtcaccacctgacgatggcacagtatttcggcgatcagacatgtcaccacctgacgatggcacagtatttcggcgatcagacatgtcgccacctGACGATGGCACAATATTTTatcgatcagacatgtcgccacctgatgatggcacaatatttcggcgatcagacatttcGTGA